The stretch of DNA CCTCTCGTGGGGAACCGTGTCTACGGTTGCGACGACTGCCAGCTCGTGTGCCCGTGGAACCGGTACGCGCGCTTCACGGGCGAGACCGGCTTCCAGCCCCGGCACGGGCTCGACGCTCCGGAGCTGGTCGAGTTGTTCCGCTGGAGCAAGGACGACTTCCTGCACCGGACCGAAGGGAGCGCGATTCGCCGCATCGGCTACGAGTGCTGGCTGCGCAACGTGGCCGTGGCGTTGGGCAATGCGCCTCACGACCGCCGCATCGTCGAGGCGTTGCAAGAGCGGCGCGAGGATCCGTCGCCGCTGGTGCGGGAACACGTGGCGTGGGCGCTGGAGCAACAAGACCGGAAAACGGGCGCCAGGAATTAGCCGGACACTACACCAGACACCTGGAAGATTTCTCCGTCGTCGAGACGCAACGCCGTGAGCTGTCCGCCCCACACGCAACCGCTGTCCAGGCACACCGCGCCGTTCTCGCGATGCAGTCCCAGGGCCGCCCAGTGCCCGTACAGGACCGTCTCGTCCGCGGCGGCGCGGGGCCAGACGAACCACGGGCTGTACCCGGCGGGCGCGTCGGCGGGCGGCCCGGAGAACGCCAGCGCCATGTGACCGTCCGCGGTGCAGCAGCGGAGGCGCGTGAACACGCTGACGATACAGTTCCAGCGGTCGGGCCCGGCCAGGTCACCGGACCATGCGCTCGGTCCCTGTCCCGCCTGGTGGCGCAGGAAGCTCCGGTAGCCGTCACAACGCAGCCGTGTTTCGACCTCTCGCGCCAGCTCCACGGCGGTGCCGATGTCCCACGGGGGCAGCAGGCCCGCGTGGGTGAGCACGTAACCG from Deltaproteobacteria bacterium encodes:
- a CDS encoding symmetrical bis(5'-nucleosyl)-tetraphosphatase, which codes for MAIYAIGDVQGCYEPLRRLLDVIAFDPAADRLWFAGDLVNRGPDSLAVLRFVKSLGAGAVVVLGNHDFHLMCRAEGISPAKRQDTLDDVLRAKDRDELVAWLRGLPLIHREDGYVLTHAGLLPPWDIGTAVELAREVETRLRCDGYRSFLRHQAGQGPSAWSGDLAGPDRWNCIVSVFTRLRCCTADGHMALAFSGPPADAPAGYSPWFVWPRAAADETVLYGHWAALGLHRENGAVCLDSGCVWGGQLTALRLDDGEIFQVSGVVSG